AAATTACCCTTCGACAAAAGACTTCTATCAACTGTAACAGTGCTCAATTATGGAGGGACCAGCCAGACAACTAGTTATAATAAAGGACGCATTATATACTGGTCGTCACACAAATAATCTCTCAAATGCTGGAGATCTTAAgtgcaagttgcacttagtTGCACTGTGCAACAATATTTAactacaaaaaataaacaaactttATTCTAAATGTAAAATCTAAATTTTAACTAATGCTAAATTTATCTGAACATGCAGTGTATCgacaggaggagacagaaatgtaatagctgccccaacaactctGAAACATGTTTTGTGAATCATTGCAGGTCAGACTAACATTTCCTTCTAGTCATTACACTCAGGTGTTCAGGATCCTTAACTGGGTCAGGTTTGGTTACACAAAGAAAATGGCATTTAtggtttgactttttttttttggatttatACAAATAATTACTGTGGGGAGTTGTGATTTGGGCTGGGCTTAAACTGGGGGGTAAATAAAAGTAGTTATTGTAGCCGGGCAGAGGCAAAGGTCAGTGTCACTGGGACACAAGTCTGTTTGAGATGCAGTGAACGAGCTACTTCAATCCTAACTtccgttctctctctctttttttttttttttagctatctGGAAACTATCCAGCTATCCTGCAGCAGACAAAAGTCTGAATAAAAAATAGAAACGTACTTTATTAGAAACCTGAAAATAGAAATACGTTTTGAggggaaacataaaaagaaaacattaaaagaCGTCAGGCTCCAATGTCACTGCTGCGGTCCACACATCTTGCTGACAGCGGACTACAAACCACCGCACAGCTCAGCATCAATGCATCATAAATAGCGAGTAAAACAAAGTCCTCTCAAAATACCTTTATACAAACCACTACCTCCACTCTCTCCTTTATGAAAAGAAATGCATCTATAATatagaaatgtaaacaaactgGCAGTGAGCTAACGGAGCCCTTGCCAGTCGAGTGTCTGTGAAAACAAAACTCCCCCGTCTGGGCCACGCGTCGGGCTGCACGGTACATGTTTTCAGGCACTGGGTTCTTACCTAAATCACACTAACACAAGTTCAAGTTGAGGGACAATCACCCCAAAATAAGTGTTTTTAGCTCTGCGTTCCGAGAAGCAAAAAAACTCATTTCAACGCTACGACCAACTGAAACGTTGCACTGAAGGCAGGAAAACACGGTGACAGAGCGTTTGCCTGCTTGGATCGTCCAATAGTCATCTTTACcgcaaaaagagagagacttcCGAGGTCAACATCAGCCAACGTTTCTCTGGTCAGACTAAAGGACAGCTGTATTCTCTAGGgaacacagaagaagaagaccccttgatttccccccccccaaaaaaataatatatatatatgtattgtaATATGTAATCAAGTGACAAGAGGTACTAAATTCATAGTTGTTCCTGTTTTCCACAGCCAAGAATAGCGTTGTAGTTTGGAAAAATCATTTACTGTTAAGATCATATTTATAACAGAAATTTCACAATTGttgtttggagaaaaaaaaaaagtatgacattttttttttctcttcttacAAAGCCAGCAGACAAAGACAGTCCTTTAGAAACGCGTCCTCTCAGGAGACCTGTCCCAGAATCCAGGCGAGATGTGGAAGAGTCTCGGAGTTCAGTGAGAGGTCAGAGGTAAAAAGGTTATTCTGAGTCTGATAGGACGATGATCTCATCAGGGTCACACTGGGTGGCCACGTTGACctggaaaacaaacacacacacacacacacacacacacacacacacacacggacacacacggacacacacggacacacacggacacacacacggacacacagttTTAAAGAAAATCTGAATTTATCACCGTTTAAATTTGAATAATAAAACGGGTGAAAATTGGTTAAACTAACTCTCGGAAGTAAAAATCTGTTTTAACATTTatgaaaattatatttattaaaaaaaaaagatatcacTACCATTATTTAATTTTAGTCTTAATTTGAGGCAGTCTGGAGCACAATCATTGGCTGAAACACATTATCTCcaattctgttgtttttttcttccagaaGGAAGCATATTCCGAGCTGTCCTCGCTGTGAAAAAGCTCCTTATTTGCTGTAAACTTTGGTGGAGAACGTCTACTTGCAGCAGGAAACAAGTTTTGGGTCGACAGGAAAATCAAATCTGCGTGAACATCAGTTTAAACTGATTtgtttctctttaaaaaaaaaaaaaaaaaaaaaaggggggggtggccgggttggtcagtgggtagagcaggcgcacatatatttagaggtttatgcctcgacgcagaggtccagggttcgactccgacctgtgacgatttcctgcacgccttccccctctctctcccctttctcacctgtcaTGTCCATTAAAAggcaaaaaagccacaaaaataatcttttaaaaaaaggaggGGTATTTTTTTTGGGTGACAAATCAGTAATAAAAGAGCCTCAAGTGACAATGTGATGCAAGATAAGATTCTTATGGAAAATCATATTAGCTAATGTAGCTGATGTGACCTAGATACAGCTGAGAAACACCTGTATAACATACTGTGTCAACAACCTGAGGAATTATATATTTTAGTAATATTATTCAGTTAAATACATTGTAAAAGGAGACAAGGTTGTACACTAGATCAAATCTAACTCATTAAGAGGTACGATTTTACAAATTGACACAATTGTAAAGTCAGGATCTGCACACATGAAATGACCAGATTTaggttttaaaaagttgccCCTATGTGCGGAAATATGCCATTTATACCCGAAATTCCTTTTTCTCTGTGCCCCCACCTTGTTTTTCTTTGGAGGCGGTGTCGACTGTGAGCTGCTGACTATTTCCTGGGTTGGTGTGTCTGCTCGGGTCGACTCTGCCTGCTGCGGAGAATCGCAGCTGAAAACGCCCATTTCCAGAGGGATATCCACCTCACTGAGGGGGGGGGACAATGGTTGGATGCAGAGTGGGGTGGAGGGAGAAAGAAATGGGGAGAGAATATAAGAGTTAGaagaaaatcaacaaaaaccGAATATGATACAAACAACTTTAAATGTATCCAAAGCAACATCATTATTAATCAAAGTGTACTACGGCTTTAACTAACATTTTATACGAGCCTCGATCTAGAACTGTTTTAAAGTGGCATTCCAAATTTGGATTTGCCATTTCTTGACTAAGGAGTCCCAGACTAAGTTAAACAAACTTTAAATCAACCTTTTAGTCTTTGCATGTTAGAGTACGTGCACACAGCACTAGTTTGAGGGTGCTGAAACCAAACTAAAAAGAGAACTAAAAGTCCATAATTTGGTGGAAATCAAGAAATAGAAATACAGATGTCTGGTTTTGTTGTGAAGGGATTGTTTTGCTCTTGTAAGTAAGTAGTTGTCTGGCTAGTCGCTGATTACCGAACAAATCCTTGTTTCCTCATTCCCTCCATTCTGCTACATCACACAATACACTGCGGTGTTTGCCTGGGCTACTACCTAAACAGCGCCTGCTCATttctttgtattcattttttatctTACAGTTTTGAAGCTGGTTGAAAAATATTTTGGCcgatttttttcagtttaccAGCCATTAGTAGCTAgaccaaaaagttaattttagaCCCTGTTTGCATTACTCATATTCCCATCACAATATCTTATAAATGTATGTCACGTATTGTCCATGTCATGCAGCCAATAATGCCTTCCAGTACCTGTCATGGATGAGTGTGTGCTTTCGGGAGTTCCCTGGCGTTACTtcccccctcttcctcttcctgctcctcGTGGTCTTGGGGCTGGGCGGCGGCGATGACGACGTTCCATTGATAGTTTGTGTGTCGCAGTTTTCTACGACGACTGCTGGCGACAGGGGCAAAGACACTCCGTTGGCCGCTGCTGCGGAGACGGCGGCGGCAGAGTCCTTAGCAACGTTGCTGGTGCTTACCAGCACGACTGGAACATGATTGGAGGAATCCACGGGCTCCTCTGATCCTGCAGGTTTACCGTTAGACAACGgcgtctggctgtctgtctgcgctggctctgattggctggggcTCTGTCTAGGGGAGGGGAGGGCAGACAGCGGAGGGATTAGAGACTCGCTGTCATCAGAAAGAGGACTGAGTCCACTTGTGACTGGCTCCTCGTCCTCATCTTTGGCGCTTCCTTCTTCCCCTGGAGACACGCTTCTCGTCTGCTGATCCGTCTGATCCTCCTTGTTGGTACCGTCACATGCTGGTTCCGCCTCGTTGCTGTCGTCGTCATCGTTCTCATCATCGTCTATAGAAAGGGGGAAATTAATGCAACAAACGAATGATTTTACCGATCAAGTGAGAGAAACTGCTACCTCATAATGAACATATgcaattacaattacaacaattaatcgcaattttatcgaaatcgcaatatgaactagtgcaatatccaaatcgcaggggggcgcaatattgggtgaaggcaaaatatgtgtcaaaccattctaaaataaagtattgtggtgctgcagagacatcctgGCCTACAAATCgtttcctacagactaaagaaaaaaatctttgtttggtacagatcctcgcaaaattttttaaatatatttttcaatgaaaatgagaataatgatacaaaaatgatcattccctccaatatcgtgaatcatatcgcaattgcaatatcagtcaaaataatcgcaattacataatttcctcatatcgtgcagccctaatatgcAACAGAGCTGCCCAGGAGAtactcatcatcatcaccaatGGAGACGTTCTAAATAAGACTCTATATAACCCAATACCATCTAGAGAATCGTGTTCAAAACTAAACCAAAATATGTTTTAGAAACGTGCTGACATTTTTTACCAGTGGCAGGAAAACCAACACTAGATTTACCATCAAacttcagaattttaaaaaaagaaaccgaAGAATGATTAACTCTGCTCTGACCTGGTCCATCCTGCTGCGTGCTGGCCTGGATTTCTTCCTCGATGTCTGGGTCTGACGATTCATCTTCTTCATCgtcatcctcctcttcttcttcttcctcctcctcctccccctcctcctcctcctctgccacTCCGTTCACCACTTTTTTTGCTTCTCCATTTTCTGATTTGTGCACCTGGAAAATACGGCGCGGGAAGGTCGGACAAGAGCAGATAGCCAGGGAGAGAGGGTGAAAAATGGAACGAGAAcgaaaaaagaagaaactaaATAATCGTCAGGTCATACATTAATATTCATAGCATACATCACGTTCTGGTGTTAAGTGGAACTAAATCATGCTGCACTTCAATTTCCTGTTTtccaggagagaaaaaaaaagttgtacgAGTTTTATCCAACAGCTGACCATTTTCCAAAAAattattgtttcttttttcctaTCGTGTTTTTCTTCTAGGCAGCTACTGGTTTACATTTATTTCTGAGAGGTATGATTTATATATAAATTACACAATATTGTTGAGAGGGAATGCAGTTGAAAAGCTCAGATGGATCAAACTATTCTGCCACTACGGTGTAAGAATGTTTAGAGTGAAAGATCTGTCATTTAAGACATGAAATGTGCTGAAAGCAGAAGATGCCTGTGATGGCTTTCCTCTCATACCTCTTTCTccttgctgtctttctccagTCGTTTGGCCCGTTCGTGCTCCTCCGTGTCATCTTGTTTGACGGCAAACTTAGTGATGACCTCTTCCAGACGGGACAGAGCCACTTCTCTGTTCGCCCGAAGCTTCCGCAGCAGTGACGGGTCCGCCAGAGCCGGGTCCGTGGCTTTAGAGGGTGGTgcagaaaagagaggagagcaaagtgtgagtaaaagaaaaagtgatatCACTAAATTCCCGAgggaatgtctgtctgtgttttggcctgtgtgttggtatcaactgcccaTTCTGACAGCCGGGCCGGCTTGCCGGGGTTATCACGGCTACAGGGGACAGGcgttttcagtcatttcaacatttgtgtactcgcATTGAATTTTATAGAGTAACGTTACTTGAGTTAGTTACTCGCAAAATATttgacacagccagtaaagtgatcctgaCTGATCCTGGCTAACGCTGCcaagctaaccctgctaactgctaacgttatcgaaggaccaggcaagcgagccacggctgtttacaacgtgtagcctgttcagcggccgtagccgacaaacGTTGAgtaattttaagccaagagaggggggctgtaaatctgTAGAGAGGACCGGGAGTTTTGCTGTTTTTAGCGGTTGTTTCCGTAATTttaagccgaggaagtgtgtctgtcagtgggGTAGAGAGGACGGCGAGGTAGTGCCGTTTTTAGCGGCTGTTGCCATAATTTTAAGCCAAGAAGGTGTCTGTCATTTGGGAGGGAGGACAGCGAAGTAGGGGTGTTTTTAGTAGCGTTTGCCATAATTTTAGTCCAAGAAAGTGTGTTTGCCAGTTGGGTAGAGAGGACAGGGGgtagttgtgtttttagcggctGTTGCCGTAATTTTAAGCCGAAGAAGTGTGGCTGTCAGTCAGGTAGAAAGGACGGCGAGGTGATGATGTTTTAGCGGCTGTTGCCGTAATTTTAAGCCGAGAATGGGTGGTTGTCAgtcgggtacagagctccgcgtgagcacgggcttttatgactgtcaacatagccagcatctaacgttagctactccgctgcgCTGTGCtgtgtctggctatgtgagactagCGTCTGGCAACATTGATGCTGtgttctcaacctggcaacctccgtgaactttgagtctgggcaggagggggcgggggagacgactctgtccagtattttgaatttggactgcagtaactattttaaacgctAGTTGTCGGTATTACATATTTGACCTTTAACAGTTACGTTACataattttttacatttttgtatacaGCCTTTTGTATACTACCTGAAAATATCCAAAAGTTGTTTAAATAAGAGAGCCAATGACTTAAAGTGAAGAAGGGTTGTTAATCATTGCATTTCATATAAAAGTAATTTATGGCACAGGAAGGAACTGAAAATGAGTAGCTGCAGTTTCAGCCTACAGCATCTCTCTTTGTTGAAAATCTTTTTGGTATGATTCTGTGTTAAATTCTTGTTTCTATTAGTTGGAAATAATTGCAGTTTTAATGTATGACAGGCAAAGAAAAGGGTCAACTATAAACACTTTCAAACCCTTAAAGAACTGACCTTAAAGGTCTGTTCTTGTATGTTCAAACCAGAAAAAACTAAAGGTTTATTTTTGGTGTATCAactatgtatttgtgttgacAACCTTAATATCTCTGGCTGAAGCCTTACGGGGCATtcaaaccaacaaaaaaaaaaatggtctgGTGATTTTCCGCCGGGTTGTGCGGCGGGGGAGTGTCAATGAAACGGCCCGTTTGTGTGATGtcctgttgtgttatttaagcCCACCAAAAAAGCACAAGTagatatttcacaattactgttttctgtCAGATCGCTTATAGATAAATACTTTTCCGACCACACATGAAAGCAGCCttatttcacaggagagagtgaaagaaaagAGGCGAGTGAGacatagcgagtgctttgttgttgcaggaaacatttaGCTATTACACAAACTCCAGAGCAGTTCAGTGCTTGCGTTTAATTTTTGACCATCATagagttttaaaactttcttgtggcagcgatagaggcagtgatgtttcctgtttactgtacgggactTTCACACCACCTGAAACCATAgcttaaaacacaaatacaagtcTGATCTCTGGTTATATGATTGGTCACAGCAGGATGAtgtggggttgcgtttctccagaAGTTGAGTCGGTCTCTACTTTTcgccgcagcctaaacgcacttccccaatttaaaatgaatggaaagccctgtgtttttaCTGGACCGTCGGACGGCCGACTCAGGCAGTCTGAACGCGGCCTTACCAGGCTTGTAGGGGTCAGTGAGGCGCGAGCCAAAGTTGTACACCAGGTCCAGGTGACGTCTCTCCTGGATTTTGCTCCCGGTCTCCCTGAAAGCCTCCTGGGCGTACTGGTTCAGCTGTTTTCGGCTCAGGGACAGATTGTGGCGCTCATTGGCACGCAGCACCTGCTGGAGGATGTCTGGGTAATCTGGAGGGTTCCTAAGCGCCTCAGGACTGTTGATGAAACGCTCAATCTGACACGAGGAAGGAATGTGGGATATAGGATCAGGATCATATCAAATTCCCCCACATAAACAAGTTTGTACTGTGCTCTGGGTGTTTTTGTAAACCTCAATAAAAAGTTCTAATAATCCGGTTCATGCGAGATCAAGGTTAGAAAATTAACATTCAATACCAAGGAGAAAGATTGACACAACATTGAGCTTAAAATCTTTGATTTCATTAAAGATAAATTAGCTAACACCATAACAAAACCTGCATTTTATTATATTCAAGCATATGAGACGAGTAACGAGAAGACAGcactgtgagtgagtgagaggtgGCGGTGCTATGTGGGCACtgaagcagtgtgtgtgtgtgtgtgtgtgtgtgtgtgtgtgtgtgtgtgtctcaactCATgttggagagaagagagagtaaCGATAGTGCGGACAGTGAGGATGTAAACCGTTTCATAATATGTATGTATCGCAAAACACTACTCCACACCAAGAAGCGCTCAAGATATGCCTGAGAGGGTTAGAGGACACTACTTATATCTACTATGGGGTTACAGTAACCCTACAGGAATTATATTGTAATTGTATAATTATTGTAATCTTGTGTTCATGTTGAGAGTCAGACGTGCAGTTAGTTCTGGAGTTTGGAGCAGGGCGTAGATAAAACCACCCAGTCACACGATTAGTAaacaaagttttaaactacTCTACAACTAGCTCACCTTCCTGTTGATCTCAGGATAACGAGTGCCGCTGTAGCGGATCTTCTGCTCAATGACTCGGCCTGTTAGCGTGCTGCAGTTCTTCAGTTCACACAGCTTTTCATAAATCTTCATCATCTGGAAGAAGAGAAGGATAGGGCAGAAGAAGAGGTGTGACTAGGTGTTTACACAAACTGGCGTAATGGTTGTTTTTACAGCTTTGGGCAGTGTTTATAACCAGTGGACACCCACGCTGCATCAGATTCCAGTCTAACCTTGCGTTTGAGCTTGTGTTCCTGGATGTATAGGGAGTCCTCAGTTCCCAGGTCGTCCAAACTCAGCTCAGCCTGCTGCAGGCGACAGATCTCGTCGTTGTACACCTTCAGTAGGTTCTCCAGGTACGCTATCTGAGAGAAATCGAGGAGACGTGTTGAGAAAAGACATGAAGGGTTAGGCGTGTTTGCCTAGAGAGATACGTTTAGGCGTATAATAACCCTGGTTGTTCTTTACAGTCTTAAGTTGTATGTCAAGAATGTCGTAAtgggttaaaggtgctctaagcgatgttgagtgatgtcacttcttgttgacgttcgaagtattgtcaaacaaaacggaggctagctcgtccctccctcctcctcatcccatcccctccccctcccttccgtgcactaacccccccaacccccaccccccaatcattcttgtcagttattggctggaacattgtttgttatgtttggtggtagAGGttagcacagtttgtttttgttgccgtttgtggagcctgggctgtctacagagaccgcatttttttacggtgtgttcaggggacaggcagctaccagatagtgaggagatgtttgctgtatgtgacaaaaaatgctgtagcctaaaaaacgtgacATTGCTTAGAGAACCTTTAAGGGTTTTTCAAGAAAAATCAAGCCTGCACagtaaattgaattgaaatgggAGCATACTAATCCTTACAACCTTTCCTTTGTCCTATTTATCTACCCGATTACAACTTTAATCACTGACTCAATTTATAATGATgcataaagtgtttttttgtttgcctTTATTAATGCTCTTTTATTATTGATACTTGTATTCTCTTTCGCTATCtaacgtgttttttttctgttctactTTTATAAAATAACACTTAATTAacactagggatgtaacgattaccggtGGAATGGCAAACcacaataaaaatgttgacgataacaattgcc
The Sander lucioperca isolate FBNREF2018 chromosome 14, SLUC_FBN_1.2, whole genome shotgun sequence genome window above contains:
- the daxx gene encoding death domain-associated protein 6, which produces MAVAPSWMADKIIVLDDDDEEESPQPSCAASTSASSSKHQAKHVSPIKAPQPAPTHITQSPFASAKKLTHVLQAENQKLFAEFVEHCSALTQTCPEVLAFLQTKHTKASPDYLTSVEFRNTLGRCLTRAQANHSKTFVYISELCTALKQHAAKRRLTLTKVNPGPSTSSSSSVSVAPKREDEAEVKRDEEEEGVNTTAEDKPSTSGLQDGNNEEAEKKAKRASRKQIAYLENLLKVYNDEICRLQQAELSLDDLGTEDSLYIQEHKLKRKMMKIYEKLCELKNCSTLTGRVIEQKIRYSGTRYPEINRKIERFINSPEALRNPPDYPDILQQVLRANERHNLSLSRKQLNQYAQEAFRETGSKIQERRHLDLVYNFGSRLTDPYKPATDPALADPSLLRKLRANREVALSRLEEVITKFAVKQDDTEEHERAKRLEKDSKEKEVHKSENGEAKKVVNGVAEEEEEGEEEEEEEEEEDDDEEDESSDPDIEEEIQASTQQDGPDDDENDDDDSNEAEPACDGTNKEDQTDQQTRSVSPGEEGSAKDEDEEPVTSGLSPLSDDSESLIPPLSALPSPRQSPSQSEPAQTDSQTPLSNGKPAGSEEPVDSSNHVPVVLVSTSNVAKDSAAAVSAAAANGVSLPLSPAVVVENCDTQTINGTSSSPPPSPKTTRSRKRKRGEVTPGNSRKHTLIHDSEVDIPLEMGVFSCDSPQQAESTRADTPTQEIVSSSQSTPPPKKNKVNVATQCDPDEIIVLSDSE